A region from the Lycium barbarum isolate Lr01 chromosome 8, ASM1917538v2, whole genome shotgun sequence genome encodes:
- the LOC132608249 gene encoding uncharacterized protein LOC132608249: protein MTDSSSSDSTKSFFHPALAVSNIKNHISITLEMENVQYGTWAELFKIHAKSHRVLHHIIPPESGKEKVPKIDAEKELWSTLDATVFQWIYATISTDLLHTILEPDSTAMEAWNRLRDIFQDNKNSRAITLEHEFSHTNMEDFPNASAYCQRLTILSDQLKNIGALVSNNRLVLQMVARVTDAYKGVGTLIRQSNPLPLFYQARSMLILEETGFTKQLATGSANAMIARDYDDNPSSGNNHPNSQNNDGKRHQNRSNNSGKNCGIGGGYRGSNNRNSGGFDGGRGN, encoded by the coding sequence ATGACTGATTCCTCCTCATCTGACTCCACCAAGTCCTTCTTCCACCCAGCTTTGGCTGTCTCTAACATCAAAAATCACATCTCCATTACTCTTGAGATGGAAAACGTCCAATATGGGACATGGGCGGAACTCTTCAAAATCCACGCCAAGTCCCACAGAGTCCTCCACCATATCATTCCACCGGAGTCCGGGAAAGAAAAGGTGCCCAAAATCGATGCTGAAAAAGAGTTATGGTCGACTCTTGATGCCACGGTTTTTCAATGGATTTATGCTACCATCTCTACTGACCTATTGCATACTATCCTTGAACCCGACTCCACGGCCATGGAAGCTTGGAATAGGCTGCGTGACATATTCCAAGATAACAAAAATTCTCGAGCCATCACTCTTGAGCATGAATTTTCTCACACTAATATGGAGGACTTCCCTAATGCTTCCGCATATTGTCAACGACTCACGATTCTATCCGATCAACTCAAGAACATCGGTGCTCTAGTCTCCAACAACCGGCTCGTCCTTCAAATGGTAGCTAGAGTCACTGACGCCTATAAGGGGGTGGGTACACTCATCCGTCAAAGCAATCCTCTTCCTCTCTTCTATCAAGCCCGTTCCATGCTCATTCTCGAAGAAACAGGCTTCACCAAACAGCTTGCCACGGGATCCGCTAATGCCATGATTGCTCGGGATTACGATGATAATCCCTCTTCTGGAAATAACCACCCAAACAGTCAGAATAACGATGGTAAAAGGCATCAAAACCGCAGCAACAATAGTGGAAAGAACTGTGGCATAGGTGGTGGCTATAGGGGCAGCAACAATCGAAACAGTGGTGGTTTCGATGGTGGACGCGGCAACTAG
- the LOC132607006 gene encoding cis-prenyltransferase 4, chloroplastic-like produces MALALQLQQIFLSPTRLINSQQPKPIIVTNPLISPNFTTKRPLHINGSAQNAAAISKIDSEEVSLPPELNKELMPKHVAVIMDGNRRWARMKGLPVALGYEAGIRSLRKLVELCCKWGINALTVFAFSAENWSRPKVEVDYLMGLFERGLTNELEEFARAGIRMSIIGDSSKLPKSLQDLIDKAAKTTEGNSRLHLVLAVNYSGQYDVVQACQTIGQKVKDGIIEPQDINSLLVEQELQTNCIDFPCPDLLIRTSGELRLSNFLLWQLAYSELFFSLSQWPDFGEAEFLEALCSFQQRQRRYGGQSS; encoded by the exons ATGGCCTTGGCACTTCAACTCCAACAAATCTTCCTTTCACCCACCCGATTAATTAACTCCCAACAACCAAAACCAATAATAGTAACTAACCCTCTAATCTCCCCTAATTTTACAACAAAAAGACCCTTACATATTAATGGCTCTGCCCAAAACGCCGCCGCAATTAGCAAGATTGACAGTGAGGAAGTATCGTTACCTCCAGAACTTAATAAAGAATTAATGCCAAAACACGTGGCAGTTATAATGGATGGGAATAGAAGGTGGGCAAGAATGAAAGGATTGCCAGTTGCATTAGGTTATGAAGCGGGTATTCGATCACTTAGGAAACTTGTTGAGTTGTGTTGTAAATGGGGAATTAATGCTCTTACTGTCTTTGCCTTTTCCGCCGAGAATTGGTCTCGTCCTAAA GTGGAAGTTGATTATTTGATGGGCTTGTTCGAAAGAGGACTGACAAATGAACTTGAAGAGTTTGCCAG AGCAGGGATTCGAATGTCTATAATTGGAGACTCCAGCAAGCTCCCCAAGTCATTGCAGGACTTAATAGATAAAGCTGCAAAGACTACTGAGGGAAATTCACGACTTCACCTCGTTCTTGCAGTTAACTATAGTGGACAGTATGATGTTGTACAAGCTTGTCAAACCATTGGTCAAAAAGTGAAGGATGGCATTATCGAACCACAAGACATTAATAGTCTCCTAGTAGAGCAGGAATTACAAACAAACTGTATTGATTTCCCATGTCCTGATTTACTTATAAGGACCAGTGGGGAGCTAAGACTTAGCAATTTCTTACTCTGGCAGTTGGCCTACTCTGAACTCTTCTTTTCTCTTTCACAATGGCCTGATTTTGGAGAAGCCGAATTTTTGGAGGCTTTATGTTCCTTTCAGCAAAGGCAGAGGCGCTATGGTGGACAGAGTTCTTAG